The following are from one region of the Cyanobium gracile PCC 6307 genome:
- a CDS encoding efflux RND transporter periplasmic adaptor subunit — translation MVGLVVAGVVLHQRLQPARPPVAAVARPPAPVEAVAALGQLEPDGDVRVLAAPITGIGGSPRITELLVAEGDRVRAGQLLARFDNQPLQRAELELIRTRIANLSRRLAIQTRDLARYRSLASDGAFSAADLDVLEQRTLELQGQLQEARAALVKAGKDLVNTELRAPIDGTVLRIQSRVGERPGDKGILELGASDRMEASVEVYESDINRVRVGQAVTLTSENGGFDGTLRGTVSRISPQVRQREVLSTDPTGDADARVVEVRVRLDPQDGARVADLSGLKVIARLQP, via the coding sequence GTGGTGGGTCTGGTGGTGGCAGGCGTCGTGCTGCATCAGCGCCTCCAGCCCGCCAGACCTCCGGTTGCCGCCGTCGCCAGGCCGCCGGCGCCGGTGGAGGCCGTGGCAGCCCTGGGGCAGCTGGAGCCCGACGGTGACGTCCGCGTCCTGGCGGCGCCGATCACCGGCATCGGCGGCAGCCCCCGCATCACCGAGCTGCTGGTGGCCGAGGGCGACCGGGTGCGGGCGGGCCAGCTGCTGGCCCGCTTCGACAACCAGCCGCTGCAGCGGGCGGAACTGGAGCTGATCCGCACCCGGATCGCCAACCTCAGCCGTCGGCTCGCCATCCAGACCCGGGACCTGGCCCGCTACCGCAGCCTGGCCAGTGACGGGGCCTTTTCCGCCGCCGACCTCGATGTGCTGGAGCAGCGCACCCTGGAACTCCAGGGCCAGCTGCAGGAGGCCAGGGCTGCCCTGGTCAAGGCCGGAAAGGATCTGGTCAATACCGAACTGCGAGCCCCGATCGACGGCACCGTCCTGCGCATCCAGTCCCGCGTCGGCGAACGGCCCGGCGACAAGGGCATCCTCGAGCTGGGGGCCAGCGACCGCATGGAGGCCTCCGTGGAGGTCTATGAGAGCGACATCAACCGTGTCCGCGTCGGACAGGCCGTCACCCTCACCAGCGAGAACGGCGGTTTCGATGGCACCCTCCGGGGCACCGTGAGCCGCATCAGCCCCCAGGTCCGCCAGCGGGAGGTGCTCTCCACCGATCCCACCGGCGATGCCGATGCCCGGGTCGTCGAAGTGCGGGTGCGTCTCGATCCCCAGGACGGAGCCCGGGTCGCCGACCTCAGCGGCCTCAAGGTCATTGCCCGCCTGCAGCCATGA
- the devC gene encoding ABC transporter permease DevC encodes MTLWQGRRIPLAWLLLTRQPMRLAVALAGITFAGILMFMQLGFRDALFDSSVTVHKLFDTDLVLLSPRSKSSISMTGFPERRLVQAMADPDVSGITPVHWNLLLWRNPQTKGTRAILALGFEPGDPLFLDPAVTALAPRLTQKGRVLFDDLSRDEFGPVAKWFQEGRVVESEVAGNRLRVAGLFSSGPSFGADGNILTSRETLLSLVPNNPPGSIELGLIRLRPGADPAQVVERLRRLLPEDVTVLTKQGFLDLEMDYWRTSTAIGFIFTLGAAMGFVVGCVIVYQILYSDVSDHLPEYATLMAMGYSLLTLLGVVAREGLLLAIFGYVPAYLAGQVLYGVIHAATKLPVAMAGDRAMTVFLMILVMCMGSAAMAMRKLGDADPADIF; translated from the coding sequence ATGACCCTCTGGCAGGGACGCCGGATCCCGCTGGCCTGGCTGCTGCTCACCCGCCAGCCGATGCGACTGGCGGTGGCCCTGGCCGGGATCACCTTCGCCGGGATCCTGATGTTCATGCAGCTGGGCTTCCGCGACGCCCTGTTCGACTCCAGCGTCACGGTGCACAAGCTGTTCGACACCGATCTGGTGCTGCTCAGCCCGCGCAGCAAGAGTTCGATCAGCATGACCGGCTTCCCTGAGCGCCGGCTGGTGCAGGCCATGGCCGATCCGGACGTGAGTGGCATCACACCGGTGCACTGGAATCTGTTGCTCTGGCGCAACCCCCAGACGAAGGGCACCCGGGCCATCCTGGCCCTGGGTTTCGAGCCGGGGGATCCCCTGTTTCTCGATCCGGCTGTCACGGCCTTGGCGCCCCGCCTCACCCAGAAGGGCCGCGTTCTCTTCGATGACTTGTCGCGGGATGAATTCGGACCGGTGGCGAAATGGTTCCAGGAGGGCCGCGTCGTGGAGAGCGAGGTGGCCGGCAATCGCTTGCGAGTGGCGGGACTGTTCAGCTCAGGGCCCTCTTTCGGCGCCGACGGCAACATCCTCACCAGCCGGGAGACTCTCCTGAGCCTGGTGCCGAACAACCCACCCGGCAGCATCGAACTGGGGCTGATCCGCCTGCGTCCCGGTGCCGATCCCGCCCAGGTGGTGGAGCGGCTGCGCCGCCTGCTCCCGGAGGACGTGACCGTGCTCACCAAGCAGGGCTTCCTGGATCTGGAGATGGACTACTGGCGCACCAGCACCGCCATCGGCTTCATCTTCACCCTGGGAGCCGCCATGGGCTTCGTGGTGGGCTGCGTGATCGTCTATCAGATCCTCTACTCGGATGTGAGCGACCACCTGCCGGAGTACGCCACCCTGATGGCCATGGGCTACAGCCTGCTCACCCTTCTGGGGGTGGTGGCGCGCGAGGGCCTGCTCCTGGCGATCTTCGGCTACGTACCCGCCTACCTCGCCGGCCAGGTGCTCTACGGCGTCATCCATGCCGCCACCAAGCTGCCGGTGGCGATGGCCGGCGACCGGGCGATGACCGTCTTCCTGATGATCCTGGTGATGTGCATGGGCTCGGCGGCGATGGCGATGCGCAAGCTGGGCGACGCCGATCCGGCCGACATTTTCTGA
- a CDS encoding DevA family ABC transporter ATP-binding protein: MTTLHTGSAPPIATTADDLATVSVRGLSHWYGTGAMRRQVLQGIDLEIHPGEVVLLTGPSGCGKTTLLTLVGALRQVMEGSVQVLGCELNGSSRQERQLLRRSVGMIFQGHNLLRCLTAEQNVQMGADLLPGLGYRARRDLSREWLRAVGLSDHLGKLPHDLSGGQKQRVAIARALAAHPRLLLADEPTAALDSRTGREVVELLQRLARDEGCSVLMVTHDPRILDVADRLVRMEDGRLWAEEAVVG; the protein is encoded by the coding sequence ATGACCACGCTCCACACCGGTTCCGCCCCGCCCATCGCCACCACGGCCGATGACCTCGCCACGGTGTCGGTGCGGGGTCTCAGCCACTGGTACGGCACCGGCGCGATGCGGCGCCAGGTGCTCCAGGGCATCGACCTGGAGATCCACCCCGGCGAAGTGGTGCTGCTCACGGGGCCCTCGGGCTGCGGCAAGACCACCCTGCTCACCCTGGTGGGGGCCCTGCGCCAGGTGATGGAGGGGTCGGTGCAGGTGCTGGGCTGCGAACTGAACGGCTCCAGCCGCCAGGAGCGCCAGCTGCTGCGGCGCAGCGTCGGCATGATCTTCCAGGGCCACAACCTGCTGCGCTGCCTCACCGCCGAGCAGAACGTGCAGATGGGGGCCGACCTGCTGCCGGGTCTGGGCTACCGCGCCCGCCGCGATCTCTCGCGGGAATGGCTGCGGGCCGTTGGCCTCTCCGACCACCTGGGCAAGCTGCCCCACGACCTCTCCGGCGGCCAGAAGCAGCGGGTGGCCATCGCCCGCGCCCTGGCCGCCCACCCCCGCCTGCTCCTGGCCGACGAACCCACCGCCGCCCTCGACAGCCGCACGGGCCGGGAGGTGGTGGAACTGCTCCAGCGCCTGGCCCGGGATGAGGGCTGCAGCGTGCTGATGGTGACCCACGATCCCCGCATCCTCGATGTGGCCGACCGCCTGGTGCGGATGGAGGATGGCCGGCTGTGGGCCGAGGAGGCCGTGGTCGGGTGA
- a CDS encoding glycosyltransferase family 2 protein: MFISVVIPTYNRLPILRQCLQALERQQTGGPLQAYEVVLVDDGSTDDTVRWLDAHATAFPHLRLIRQDHGGPAEGRNRGVSEARGDVIVFIDSDLVVTERFLLHHATALARSWEESGDRLCFTYGAVINTHNFEAPTAEPHKLRDLSWAYFATGNVAIDRRVLEQSGLFDTGFRLYGWEDLELGERLRRMGVRLVRCPEAVGYHWHPPLSLEQIPDLVRVERERARMGLVFYRKHPTWRVRFIIQYTWLHLALWELLTLGGLINERSLRPLLRWLIRRGQAGLAMELLRLPLNRFGVRALHAEARQQGHLVG, encoded by the coding sequence ATGTTCATCAGCGTCGTCATCCCCACCTACAACCGGCTGCCGATCCTGCGCCAGTGCCTGCAGGCCCTGGAGCGCCAGCAGACTGGCGGCCCCCTGCAGGCCTATGAGGTGGTGCTGGTGGACGACGGCTCCACCGACGACACGGTGCGCTGGCTGGATGCCCATGCCACCGCCTTCCCCCATCTGCGCCTGATCCGCCAGGACCACGGCGGTCCGGCCGAAGGGCGCAACCGCGGCGTGAGCGAGGCCCGCGGCGATGTGATCGTGTTCATCGACAGCGACCTGGTGGTGACGGAGCGGTTCCTGCTGCACCACGCCACGGCCCTGGCCCGGAGCTGGGAAGAGAGCGGCGACCGGCTCTGCTTCACCTATGGCGCGGTGATCAACACCCATAACTTCGAAGCTCCAACGGCGGAGCCCCACAAGCTGCGCGACCTCTCCTGGGCCTACTTCGCCACCGGCAACGTGGCGATCGATCGCCGGGTGCTGGAGCAGTCGGGTCTGTTCGACACCGGCTTCCGCCTCTATGGCTGGGAGGACCTGGAGCTGGGGGAACGGCTGCGCCGCATGGGGGTGCGGCTGGTGCGCTGCCCCGAGGCCGTGGGCTATCACTGGCATCCGCCCCTGAGCTTGGAGCAGATCCCGGACCTGGTGCGGGTGGAGCGGGAACGGGCCCGGATGGGCCTGGTCTTCTACCGCAAGCACCCCACCTGGCGGGTGCGTTTCATCATCCAGTACACCTGGCTGCACCTGGCGCTCTGGGAGCTTCTCACCCTGGGCGGCCTGATCAATGAGCGCAGCCTGCGGCCCCTGCTGCGCTGGCTGATCCGCCGTGGCCAGGCGGGGCTGGCGATGGAGCTGCTGCGGCTGCCCCTCAACCGCTTCGGGGTGCGGGCCCTCCATGCCGAAGCCCGCCAGCAGGGCCATTTGGTAGGTTGA
- the rpsB gene encoding 30S ribosomal protein S2, giving the protein MAVVTLSEMMEAGAHFGHQTRRWNPKMSRYIYCARNGVHIIDLVQTAVCMNNAYKWTRSAARSGKRFLFVGTKKQASEVIAQEAARCGASYVNQRWLGGMLTNWSTMRARIDRLKDLERMESSGAIAMRPKKEAAVLRRELDRLQKYLGGLKNMRRLPDVVVLVDQRRETNAVLECRKLDIPLVSMLDTNCDPDLCDVPIPCNDDAVRSVQLVLGRLADAINEGRHGAQDQRGGDDDA; this is encoded by the coding sequence ATGGCTGTCGTCACTCTCTCCGAGATGATGGAAGCTGGTGCCCACTTCGGACACCAGACCCGTCGCTGGAATCCCAAGATGTCGCGCTACATCTACTGCGCGCGCAACGGAGTCCACATCATCGATCTCGTGCAGACCGCCGTCTGCATGAACAACGCCTACAAATGGACCCGCAGTGCCGCCCGCAGCGGCAAGCGCTTCCTGTTCGTCGGCACCAAGAAGCAGGCCTCTGAAGTGATCGCCCAGGAAGCGGCGCGTTGCGGCGCCTCCTATGTCAACCAGCGCTGGCTGGGCGGCATGCTCACCAACTGGAGCACGATGCGCGCCCGCATCGACCGCCTCAAGGATCTCGAGCGGATGGAGTCCTCCGGCGCCATCGCCATGCGGCCCAAGAAGGAAGCGGCTGTTCTGCGCCGTGAACTCGACCGCCTGCAGAAGTACCTCGGCGGCCTCAAGAACATGCGCCGCCTGCCCGATGTGGTGGTGCTGGTGGACCAGCGCCGCGAGACCAACGCCGTGCTCGAGTGCCGCAAGCTCGACATCCCCCTGGTGTCGATGCTTGACACCAACTGCGATCCCGATCTCTGCGACGTTCCCATCCCCTGCAACGACGACGCCGTGCGTTCCGTCCAGCTGGTGCTGGGTCGGCTGGCGGATGCCATCAATGAAGGCCGCCATGGAGCGCAGGATCAGCGCGGCGGCGACGACGACGCCTGA
- the tsf gene encoding translation elongation factor Ts, with protein MAEITAKLVKDLRDKTGAGMMDCKKALTESGGDATKAAEWLRQKGIATAEKKAGRTAAEGAVGSYIHTGARVGVLVEVNCETDFVARGELFQELVRNVAMQIAACPNVEYVSTDDIPPEVAEREKAIEMGRDDLAGKKEEMKVKIVAGRIGKRLKELALMDQPFIRDNTLTVGEMVKSAAGKTGENIRVRRFTRYTLGEGIEVEQSDFAAEVAAMGKAA; from the coding sequence ATGGCTGAGATCACAGCGAAGCTCGTCAAGGACCTGCGCGACAAGACCGGCGCCGGCATGATGGACTGCAAGAAGGCCCTCACCGAATCCGGTGGGGATGCCACGAAGGCCGCTGAATGGCTGCGTCAGAAGGGCATCGCCACCGCCGAGAAGAAGGCCGGTCGCACGGCGGCCGAAGGGGCCGTCGGCAGCTACATCCATACCGGTGCCCGCGTCGGCGTGCTGGTCGAGGTGAACTGCGAGACCGACTTCGTGGCCCGCGGTGAGCTCTTCCAGGAGCTGGTGCGCAACGTGGCGATGCAGATCGCCGCCTGCCCCAACGTGGAGTACGTCAGCACCGACGACATCCCCCCCGAAGTGGCGGAGCGGGAGAAGGCCATCGAGATGGGTCGCGATGATCTCGCCGGCAAGAAGGAGGAGATGAAGGTCAAGATCGTGGCCGGGCGCATCGGCAAGCGCCTCAAGGAACTGGCCCTGATGGACCAGCCCTTCATCCGCGACAACACCCTGACCGTCGGTGAGATGGTCAAGTCGGCCGCCGGCAAGACCGGCGAGAACATCCGGGTGCGCCGCTTCACCCGCTACACCCTCGGCGAGGGCATCGAAGTGGAGCAGTCGGATTTCGCCGCCGAAGTGGCGGCGATGGGCAAGGCGGCCTGA
- the recG gene encoding ATP-dependent DNA helicase RecG, with translation MEGPALPSPEILESWCTPLQLACRLEAEAGFGDLQGRRDRFSGFLATTLAVPPEGLEPAERQQLAALARDAAGYGDLALAGRQTLVRRLRQALHELRRRRQEVRPVGPPRLRLAPAGPPAVPAAGGPRGLDPQAPLAEVPGIGVKTATRLAALGLLVVRDLVHHYPRDYLDYAHLVRIAALEPGRTATIVATVRRCHAFGSPRNPNLAILELQVQDVTGRLRVTRFFAGRRFSSPGWLKAQQRLYPVGATVAVSGLVKDSPYGPCFADPLLEVLEAPGAPVRSERIGRFVPVYALTEGLSGETLARAIAAVLPAACRWPDPLPEPLRLELALPRRGEALLGLHRPADREELQRCRRRLVFDEFLLLQLALGQRRERLRRSPAPPLLLPSGGEDLVSRFLDLLPFPLTGAQSRVLAEIRADMERPQPMARLVQGDVGSGKTVVALAALLGAIAAGCQGALMAPTEVLAAQHFHKLAGWLPQLDVSIELLTGSTPARRRRQVLQDLVNGQVKLLVGTHALLEDPVQFDRLGLVVVDEQHRFGVRQRNRLLAKGLQPHLLTMTATPIPRTLALSIHGDLDLSQIDELPPGRTPIRTRLLRGSERAGAWELVRQEVAQGQRAYVVLPLVEESEKLDLRSAVEVHRHLDEEVFPELTVGLLHGRMTGEEKQRVISAFQEGRSQVLVSTTVVEVGVDVPEASVMVIEHAERFGLAQLHQLRGRVGRGAAASHCLLLHEGDNAMARQRLELLARSSDGFEIAEMDLRLRGPGQVLGTRQSGLPDLALASLSDDGAVLEEARLAARQILGEDPDLARHPHLREALEAQRRRSVEAAQLN, from the coding sequence GTGGAGGGGCCAGCGCTGCCGTCGCCGGAGATTCTGGAGAGCTGGTGCACGCCCCTGCAGCTGGCCTGCCGCCTGGAGGCCGAAGCCGGCTTCGGCGATCTCCAGGGCCGGCGCGACCGGTTCAGCGGTTTCCTCGCCACCACGCTGGCGGTGCCCCCCGAGGGGCTCGAGCCCGCCGAGCGTCAGCAGCTGGCCGCCCTCGCCCGGGATGCCGCCGGCTACGGCGATCTGGCGCTGGCGGGTCGCCAGACCCTGGTGCGACGCCTGCGGCAGGCGCTGCACGAGCTGCGCCGCCGCCGGCAGGAGGTGCGGCCCGTCGGTCCGCCCCGCTTGCGGCTGGCTCCCGCCGGACCTCCGGCGGTGCCGGCCGCCGGCGGCCCCCGGGGGCTTGATCCCCAAGCCCCGCTGGCGGAGGTGCCCGGCATTGGAGTGAAGACCGCCACCCGACTGGCTGCCCTCGGCCTGCTGGTGGTGCGCGACCTGGTGCACCATTACCCCCGCGACTATCTCGACTACGCCCACCTGGTGCGCATCGCGGCCCTGGAACCGGGGCGGACCGCCACCATCGTGGCCACGGTGCGCCGCTGCCACGCCTTCGGCAGCCCCCGCAACCCCAACCTGGCGATCCTGGAGCTTCAGGTGCAGGATGTCACCGGCCGGCTGCGGGTGACGCGCTTCTTCGCCGGCCGCCGCTTCAGCAGCCCGGGCTGGCTGAAGGCCCAGCAGCGGCTCTACCCGGTGGGGGCCACGGTGGCCGTGAGCGGTCTGGTCAAGGACAGCCCCTACGGCCCTTGCTTCGCCGATCCCCTGCTGGAGGTGCTGGAGGCCCCCGGCGCGCCGGTGCGGTCGGAGCGGATCGGCCGGTTCGTGCCCGTCTACGCCCTCACCGAGGGGCTCAGCGGCGAGACCCTGGCCCGGGCCATCGCCGCCGTGCTGCCGGCGGCGTGCCGCTGGCCTGATCCCCTGCCGGAGCCCCTGCGCCTGGAGCTGGCCTTGCCGCGCCGCGGTGAGGCGCTGCTGGGGCTGCATCGCCCCGCCGACCGCGAGGAGCTGCAGCGCTGCCGCCGGCGCCTGGTCTTCGATGAGTTCCTGCTGCTGCAGCTGGCCCTGGGGCAGCGGCGGGAGCGCCTGCGCCGCTCTCCGGCCCCGCCGCTGCTGCTGCCCAGCGGCGGCGAGGACCTGGTGAGCCGCTTCCTCGACCTGCTGCCCTTTCCCCTCACCGGCGCCCAGAGCCGCGTGCTGGCGGAGATCCGCGCCGATATGGAGCGCCCCCAGCCCATGGCCCGGCTGGTCCAGGGGGACGTGGGCAGCGGCAAGACGGTGGTGGCCCTGGCGGCCCTGCTGGGGGCCATCGCCGCCGGCTGCCAGGGGGCCCTGATGGCGCCCACCGAGGTGCTGGCGGCCCAGCACTTCCATAAGCTGGCCGGCTGGCTGCCCCAGCTCGACGTCAGCATCGAGCTGCTCACCGGCTCCACCCCCGCCCGCCGCCGCCGCCAGGTCCTGCAGGACCTGGTCAACGGCCAGGTGAAGCTGCTGGTGGGTACCCATGCCCTGCTGGAGGATCCGGTGCAGTTCGATCGCCTCGGGCTGGTGGTGGTCGACGAGCAGCACCGCTTCGGCGTGCGCCAGCGCAACCGGCTGCTGGCCAAGGGGCTCCAGCCCCATCTGCTGACGATGACCGCCACCCCCATTCCCCGCACCCTGGCCCTCTCGATCCACGGCGATCTGGACCTGAGCCAGATCGATGAGCTGCCGCCGGGCCGCACGCCGATCCGCACCCGCCTGCTGCGGGGATCCGAGCGCGCCGGCGCCTGGGAGCTGGTGCGCCAGGAGGTGGCCCAGGGGCAGCGGGCCTACGTGGTGCTGCCCCTGGTGGAGGAATCGGAGAAGCTCGACCTGCGCTCGGCGGTGGAGGTGCACCGCCACCTCGACGAGGAGGTGTTTCCCGAGCTCACGGTGGGGCTGCTGCACGGTCGGATGACCGGCGAGGAGAAGCAGCGGGTCATCAGCGCCTTCCAGGAGGGTCGCTCCCAGGTGCTGGTGTCCACCACGGTGGTGGAGGTGGGGGTGGACGTGCCGGAGGCGAGCGTGATGGTGATCGAACATGCCGAGCGCTTCGGCCTGGCCCAGCTGCACCAGCTGCGGGGCCGGGTGGGCCGGGGGGCCGCCGCCTCCCATTGCCTGCTGCTGCACGAGGGCGACAACGCCATGGCCCGTCAGCGGCTGGAGCTGCTGGCCCGCAGCAGCGACGGCTTCGAGATCGCCGAGATGGACCTGCGGCTGCGGGGCCCCGGCCAGGTGCTCGGTACCCGCCAGTCGGGCCTGCCGGACCTGGCCCTGGCCAGCCTCAGCGACGACGGCGCCGTGCTGGAGGAGGCGCGGCTGGCGGCGCGCCAGATCCTGGGGGAGGATCCCGACCTGGCCCGCCACCCACACCTGCGCGAAGCCCTCGAGGCCCAGCGCCGCCGCTCAGTGGAGGCGGCCCAGTTGAATTGA
- a CDS encoding M15 family metallopeptidase: MPPLRPWSPIPIADQGEPLNDLPPSLWRLEPHPYQALGAPYGAGASPFRLRRGAIERLEQAQERLQQLRPHMRLAIFDAWRPIAVQAFMVRQAFREACRARGLDPDAFGLAQQAVAAEVDRFWAPPSADPATPPPHSTGAAVDLTLAEACGRPLAMGGAIDAIGAISDPDHYAGAVPGSEAADWHQRRRLLAAVMEASGFVQHPKEWWHFSHGDQLWAWRRGEPRALYGAVAGADAG; this comes from the coding sequence ATGCCGCCCCTGCGCCCCTGGAGCCCGATCCCCATCGCTGATCAGGGCGAGCCCCTGAACGACCTGCCGCCGAGCCTGTGGCGGCTGGAGCCCCACCCGTATCAGGCCCTGGGGGCGCCCTATGGGGCCGGCGCCAGTCCGTTCCGGCTGCGCCGTGGCGCGATCGAGCGGCTGGAGCAGGCCCAGGAGCGGCTGCAGCAGCTCCGGCCCCACATGCGGCTGGCCATCTTCGACGCCTGGCGTCCCATCGCCGTTCAGGCGTTCATGGTGCGCCAGGCCTTCCGTGAGGCCTGCCGCGCGCGGGGCCTTGACCCCGACGCCTTCGGCCTCGCCCAGCAGGCCGTGGCGGCGGAGGTGGATCGCTTCTGGGCCCCACCCAGTGCCGATCCGGCCACCCCGCCCCCCCACAGCACCGGTGCCGCGGTGGATCTCACCCTGGCCGAGGCCTGTGGCCGTCCCCTGGCCATGGGCGGGGCGATCGATGCGATCGGCGCCATCTCCGATCCTGACCACTACGCCGGCGCCGTCCCCGGCAGCGAGGCCGCCGACTGGCACCAGCGGCGCCGGCTGCTGGCAGCGGTGATGGAGGCATCAGGGTTCGTCCAGCACCCCAAGGAGTGGTGGCATTTCAGCCACGGCGACCAGCTCTGGGCCTGGCGCCGCGGCGAACCGCGGGCGCTTTACGGCGCTGTTGCCGGTGCCGATGCCGGCTGA
- the sir gene encoding sulfite reductase, ferredoxin dependent, which translates to MSSTTVADSTSLPSAPPAKPPTKQEALKAGSGHLHDPLAAELGNELPSFTDPAVQILKFHGSYQQDDRDKRRKGADKDWQMMLRLRNPGGRIPTSLYLALDSLADRLGNGTLRITTRQAFQMHGVQKTDLKEVIGGIVRALGSTLSACGDINRNVMAPAAPFERDGYPEARLLADQIADLLAPQAAEGSYLDLWVDGDLSYRIKPKGPVKKARRLQESSAVFSGDAAEPLYGSTYLPRKFKVAVTVPGDNSVDLLTQDIGLVLFSDPSGRPLGCNVYVGGGMGRTHNKEETFARTADPLGYVAAGHVLELVQAIVALQRDHGDREQRRHARMKYLIHDRGVDWFRSELGRYFPHPIKGMRREPPAVLTDYLGWHRQSPGLWFVGLPVLCGRLQGELKSGLRRLVKTYQLEVRLTPNQDLLLCNIGSAQRASVREGLAALGLSAPEAPAPLARHALACPALPLCGLAITEAERILPSVLERLEALLERLEISKPLLVRMTGCPNGCARPYMAEIGLVGSAVDTYQLWLGGSHGLSRLASPYLEKMPLEKLEATLEPLLVAWRDEGGPRSRFGDFVERIGTERVTHLLAAA; encoded by the coding sequence ATGTCCTCGACGACGGTCGCCGACAGCACGTCGCTCCCATCGGCTCCCCCCGCCAAGCCCCCCACCAAGCAGGAGGCGCTCAAGGCCGGCAGCGGCCACCTGCATGATCCTCTGGCGGCCGAACTGGGCAACGAGCTGCCCAGCTTCACGGATCCCGCCGTCCAGATCCTCAAGTTCCACGGCAGTTACCAGCAGGACGACCGGGACAAACGCCGTAAGGGCGCCGACAAGGACTGGCAGATGATGCTGCGGCTGCGCAACCCCGGCGGGCGCATCCCCACCTCCCTTTACCTGGCGCTCGATTCCCTCGCCGATCGGCTCGGCAACGGCACCCTGCGGATCACGACGCGTCAGGCCTTCCAGATGCATGGTGTCCAGAAGACCGACCTCAAGGAGGTGATCGGCGGCATCGTGCGGGCCCTCGGTTCCACCCTCTCGGCCTGCGGGGACATCAACCGCAACGTGATGGCCCCGGCCGCCCCCTTCGAGCGCGATGGCTACCCGGAGGCCCGCCTGCTCGCCGATCAGATTGCCGACCTGCTGGCTCCCCAGGCCGCCGAGGGCTCCTACCTCGACCTCTGGGTGGACGGGGACCTCAGCTACCGGATCAAGCCCAAAGGCCCCGTGAAGAAGGCGCGCCGGCTGCAGGAGAGCAGCGCCGTGTTCAGCGGTGACGCGGCCGAACCGCTCTACGGCTCCACCTACCTGCCGCGCAAGTTCAAGGTGGCCGTCACGGTCCCCGGGGACAATTCGGTGGACCTGCTCACCCAGGACATCGGCCTGGTGCTGTTCAGCGACCCCTCCGGCCGGCCGCTGGGCTGCAACGTCTATGTGGGCGGTGGCATGGGGCGGACCCACAACAAGGAGGAGACCTTCGCCCGCACCGCCGATCCCCTCGGCTATGTGGCCGCCGGCCATGTGCTGGAGCTGGTGCAGGCGATCGTCGCCCTGCAGCGGGACCACGGCGACCGGGAACAGCGCCGGCACGCCCGCATGAAGTACCTGATCCACGACCGCGGGGTGGACTGGTTCCGCAGCGAGCTGGGCCGCTACTTTCCCCATCCGATCAAGGGGATGCGCCGAGAGCCCCCCGCTGTCCTCACCGACTACCTGGGCTGGCACCGCCAGTCGCCGGGCCTCTGGTTCGTGGGCTTGCCGGTGCTGTGCGGCCGCCTGCAGGGGGAGCTCAAGAGCGGCCTACGCCGTCTCGTCAAAACCTACCAGCTGGAGGTGAGGCTCACCCCCAACCAGGATCTGCTGCTCTGCAACATCGGCAGCGCCCAGCGGGCGTCGGTGCGGGAGGGTCTGGCGGCCCTCGGCCTCTCCGCCCCCGAGGCCCCGGCCCCCCTGGCCCGCCATGCCCTGGCCTGTCCGGCCCTGCCCCTGTGCGGCCTGGCCATCACGGAAGCCGAGCGGATCCTGCCCTCCGTGCTTGAGCGCCTCGAGGCCCTGCTGGAGCGGCTGGAGATCAGCAAGCCCCTGCTGGTGCGCATGACGGGCTGCCCCAACGGCTGCGCCCGCCCCTACATGGCCGAGATCGGACTGGTGGGCAGCGCCGTGGACACCTACCAGCTGTGGCTCGGCGGCAGCCACGGCCTGAGCCGGCTGGCCAGTCCCTACCTGGAGAAGATGCCCCTGGAGAAGCTGGAGGCCACCCTGGAGCCCCTGCTGGTGGCCTGGCGCGATGAAGGCGGTCCCCGCAGCCGCTTCGGCGACTTCGTCGAGCGGATCGGGACCGAGCGGGTCACCCACCTGCTCGCCGCCGCCTGA